One genomic region from Chrysemys picta bellii isolate R12L10 chromosome 18, ASM1138683v2, whole genome shotgun sequence encodes:
- the LOC101934528 gene encoding uncharacterized protein LOC101934528 isoform X1: protein MLFYHMQALRQKLLAFQQAKVDQTFLNERKNLYIMKLIFELILIWGLMKTSRFQCVLEKEYFCSSIPNDFPEGLTSVLFVVTKIGVINSSVFNSPNLKSVTSLALANSGITRIEPGAFYAFHSLTKLSLYQNNLTTVMASWLSKPGHLENLTMSQNVIQEIGPHMLSSFSNLTTLNLASNRIHMIAGGSLKNLSKLTFIDLSGNNFSTLTRNVFSGLMSPIMKLGDNPWNCSCELQDFGFFLQELMNTSVLEDASSVVCQSPQALKGIPVWNISDFNCPPILISPSLENDFYKVGLPAMLLCLVLFSFLLLLLLLWKVKQGKKQVQPGKEATVENSHDKLTGHLNKMTERLRSRGLSDEKGQTTVKIDKTLQNRMQKTRAKSASPILLRTEFQPSSSQHHRPTDGNQEQPKTSCTVINEQACMKNEDCNNVMELWYFNSLKDCNKKAMRSHNANTSPTELCIEIPKKDSSEILKQSLQDHGISEVCWNDEIKGRGNTENAEPLLYLSVASTTEESPSVPGTEQKEAVSRNVNMRLCSLRRVLTWPYEKCKRDESQNTLNSEDFFKARFCMLTSDPGVSAAVRKTEFKDEQNQYNLHLHTVKEQKAIHDYSSSKPNLKREAKPANKLVSPLKKGPNQIAKMENACMSVSGKGFRGSETVKKNKNNKDIPSQSGFCNDSLHSPASSDKSGHTSSPCDNTLLENNEYTFIDLLHEVVENRGRWTRQRWKQTHQVRIASHPPMKSK from the exons ATGCTTTTTTATCACATGCAAGCTCTCAGGCAAAAGTTATTAGCGTTCCAACAAGCAAAAGTTGACCAgacctttttaaatgaaaggaagAATTTGTACATCATGAAAT TGATTTTTGAGCTTATTTTGATTTGGGGACTGATGAAGACTTCAAGATTCCAGTGTGTGCTAGAAAAGGAGTATTTCTGCTCTTCCATTCCAAACG ATTTTCCAGAAGGCCTGACATCTGTTCTATTTGTTGTGACGAAGATTGGGGTTATCAACTCAAGTGTCTTCAACAGCCCAAACTTGAAATCTGTCACCAGTCTAGCTCTAGCAAACAGTGGCATCACAAGAATTGAACCTGGAGCCTTTTATGCTTTCCATAGTCTCACCAAACTCAGTTTATATCAAAATAATCTGACTACAGTTATGGCTTCTTGGCTTTCCAAACCAGGACACTTAGAAAACCTTACAATGTCTCAGAACGTCATTCAGGAAATAGGCCCCCATATGTTGTCCAGTTTCTCTAACCTGACAACCCTTAATTTAGCTAGCAACAGAATTCATATGATTGCGGGTGGAAGTTTGAAGAATTTGTCTAAGCTAACTTTTATTGATCTATCTGGTAATAACTTCTCTACCTTAACAAGAAATGTGTTCAGTGGGCTGATGTCTCCAATAATGAAACTGGGAGACAATCCATGGAACTGTTCCTGTGAACTTCaagattttggattttttttgcaAG AGCTGATGAATACTTCTGTGTTGGAAGATGCTTCATCTGTGGTGTGTCAGAGCCCACAAGCCCTGAAGGGTATTCCAGTTTGGAACATCTCTGACTTTAACTGCCCGCCTATTCTCATATCACCATCACTTGAGAATGACTTCTATAAAGTTGGATTGCCAGCGATGCTTCTATGTTTAG tgttgttttcatttcttttgctGCTTCTCCTGCTCTGGAAGGTGAAACAAGGTAAAAAGCAAGTGCAGCCAGGTAAAGAAGCTACGGTTGAAAATAGCCATGACAAACTAACAGGCCACCTTAACAAGATGACCGAGAGACTGAGGAGCAGAGGACTGTCCGATGAAAAGGGACAGACAACAGTGAAAATTGACAAAACCCTACAAAATAGAATGCAGAAAACTCGTGCAAAATCTGCCTCACCAATTCTGTTGAGAACTGAGTTTCAACCCAGTAGTTCTCAACACCATAGACCAACTGATGGGAACCAGGAACAACCCAAAACCTCTTGTACGGTAATAAATGAACAAGCCTGCATGAAAAATGAAGACTGCAACAATGTTATGGAACTGTGGTATTTTAATAGCTTGAAAGATTGCAATAAAAAGGCTATGCGTAGTCACAATGCAAACACGTCACCAACTGAACTATGCATAGAAATCCCGAAAAAGGATAGTTCAGAAATATTAAAGCAGTCATTGCAGGACCATGGAATTTCAGAAGTGTGTTGGAATGATGAAATTAAAGGAAGGGGTAATACGGAGAACGCTGAACCTCTGTTGTATTTAAGTGTTGCTAGTACAACTGAAGAGTCACCTAGTGTACCTGGCACTGAACAAAAAGAGGCTGTGAGTAGAAATGTAAATATGAGGCTGTGTTCTTTGAGAAGAGTTCTTACTTGGCCATATGAAAAATGCAAAAGGGACGAAAGCCAAAACACTTTAAATTCAGAGGATTTTTTCAAGGCACGTTTCTGTATGCTCACCAGTGATCCTGGTGTCTCAGCAGCAGTCAGAAAAACAGAATTCAAAGATGAACAAAATCAGTATAATCTTCATCTACATACTGTAAAGGAACAAAAGGCAATTCATGATTACAGCAGCAGTAAACCTAACTTAAAGAGAGAAGCAAAACCAGCAAACAAATTAGTATCTCCACTTAAGAAAGGACCTAATCAAATAGCCAAAATGGAAAATGCATGCATGTCAGTGTCTGGGAAAGGATTCAGAGGCTCTGAGACTGTAAAAAAGAATAAGAATAACAAAGATATACCTTCGCAGTCTGGATTCTGCAATGACAGTCTTCACTCGCCAGCATCCTCAGACAAATCTGGTCACACCTCCTCCCCATGTGATAATACATTACTCGAAAATAATGAATACACCTTCATTGATCTTTTGCATGAAGTCGTGGAAAATCGTGGGAGGTGGACCAGGCAGAGGTGGAAGCAGACCCATCAAGTGCGAATTGCTAGCCACCCGCCAATGAAATCAAAGTAA
- the LOC101934528 gene encoding uncharacterized protein LOC101934528 isoform X2 → MKTSRFQCVLEKEYFCSSIPNDFPEGLTSVLFVVTKIGVINSSVFNSPNLKSVTSLALANSGITRIEPGAFYAFHSLTKLSLYQNNLTTVMASWLSKPGHLENLTMSQNVIQEIGPHMLSSFSNLTTLNLASNRIHMIAGGSLKNLSKLTFIDLSGNNFSTLTRNVFSGLMSPIMKLGDNPWNCSCELQDFGFFLQELMNTSVLEDASSVVCQSPQALKGIPVWNISDFNCPPILISPSLENDFYKVGLPAMLLCLVLFSFLLLLLLLWKVKQGKKQVQPGKEATVENSHDKLTGHLNKMTERLRSRGLSDEKGQTTVKIDKTLQNRMQKTRAKSASPILLRTEFQPSSSQHHRPTDGNQEQPKTSCTVINEQACMKNEDCNNVMELWYFNSLKDCNKKAMRSHNANTSPTELCIEIPKKDSSEILKQSLQDHGISEVCWNDEIKGRGNTENAEPLLYLSVASTTEESPSVPGTEQKEAVSRNVNMRLCSLRRVLTWPYEKCKRDESQNTLNSEDFFKARFCMLTSDPGVSAAVRKTEFKDEQNQYNLHLHTVKEQKAIHDYSSSKPNLKREAKPANKLVSPLKKGPNQIAKMENACMSVSGKGFRGSETVKKNKNNKDIPSQSGFCNDSLHSPASSDKSGHTSSPCDNTLLENNEYTFIDLLHEVVENRGRWTRQRWKQTHQVRIASHPPMKSK, encoded by the exons ATGAAGACTTCAAGATTCCAGTGTGTGCTAGAAAAGGAGTATTTCTGCTCTTCCATTCCAAACG ATTTTCCAGAAGGCCTGACATCTGTTCTATTTGTTGTGACGAAGATTGGGGTTATCAACTCAAGTGTCTTCAACAGCCCAAACTTGAAATCTGTCACCAGTCTAGCTCTAGCAAACAGTGGCATCACAAGAATTGAACCTGGAGCCTTTTATGCTTTCCATAGTCTCACCAAACTCAGTTTATATCAAAATAATCTGACTACAGTTATGGCTTCTTGGCTTTCCAAACCAGGACACTTAGAAAACCTTACAATGTCTCAGAACGTCATTCAGGAAATAGGCCCCCATATGTTGTCCAGTTTCTCTAACCTGACAACCCTTAATTTAGCTAGCAACAGAATTCATATGATTGCGGGTGGAAGTTTGAAGAATTTGTCTAAGCTAACTTTTATTGATCTATCTGGTAATAACTTCTCTACCTTAACAAGAAATGTGTTCAGTGGGCTGATGTCTCCAATAATGAAACTGGGAGACAATCCATGGAACTGTTCCTGTGAACTTCaagattttggattttttttgcaAG AGCTGATGAATACTTCTGTGTTGGAAGATGCTTCATCTGTGGTGTGTCAGAGCCCACAAGCCCTGAAGGGTATTCCAGTTTGGAACATCTCTGACTTTAACTGCCCGCCTATTCTCATATCACCATCACTTGAGAATGACTTCTATAAAGTTGGATTGCCAGCGATGCTTCTATGTTTAG tgttgttttcatttcttttgctGCTTCTCCTGCTCTGGAAGGTGAAACAAGGTAAAAAGCAAGTGCAGCCAGGTAAAGAAGCTACGGTTGAAAATAGCCATGACAAACTAACAGGCCACCTTAACAAGATGACCGAGAGACTGAGGAGCAGAGGACTGTCCGATGAAAAGGGACAGACAACAGTGAAAATTGACAAAACCCTACAAAATAGAATGCAGAAAACTCGTGCAAAATCTGCCTCACCAATTCTGTTGAGAACTGAGTTTCAACCCAGTAGTTCTCAACACCATAGACCAACTGATGGGAACCAGGAACAACCCAAAACCTCTTGTACGGTAATAAATGAACAAGCCTGCATGAAAAATGAAGACTGCAACAATGTTATGGAACTGTGGTATTTTAATAGCTTGAAAGATTGCAATAAAAAGGCTATGCGTAGTCACAATGCAAACACGTCACCAACTGAACTATGCATAGAAATCCCGAAAAAGGATAGTTCAGAAATATTAAAGCAGTCATTGCAGGACCATGGAATTTCAGAAGTGTGTTGGAATGATGAAATTAAAGGAAGGGGTAATACGGAGAACGCTGAACCTCTGTTGTATTTAAGTGTTGCTAGTACAACTGAAGAGTCACCTAGTGTACCTGGCACTGAACAAAAAGAGGCTGTGAGTAGAAATGTAAATATGAGGCTGTGTTCTTTGAGAAGAGTTCTTACTTGGCCATATGAAAAATGCAAAAGGGACGAAAGCCAAAACACTTTAAATTCAGAGGATTTTTTCAAGGCACGTTTCTGTATGCTCACCAGTGATCCTGGTGTCTCAGCAGCAGTCAGAAAAACAGAATTCAAAGATGAACAAAATCAGTATAATCTTCATCTACATACTGTAAAGGAACAAAAGGCAATTCATGATTACAGCAGCAGTAAACCTAACTTAAAGAGAGAAGCAAAACCAGCAAACAAATTAGTATCTCCACTTAAGAAAGGACCTAATCAAATAGCCAAAATGGAAAATGCATGCATGTCAGTGTCTGGGAAAGGATTCAGAGGCTCTGAGACTGTAAAAAAGAATAAGAATAACAAAGATATACCTTCGCAGTCTGGATTCTGCAATGACAGTCTTCACTCGCCAGCATCCTCAGACAAATCTGGTCACACCTCCTCCCCATGTGATAATACATTACTCGAAAATAATGAATACACCTTCATTGATCTTTTGCATGAAGTCGTGGAAAATCGTGGGAGGTGGACCAGGCAGAGGTGGAAGCAGACCCATCAAGTGCGAATTGCTAGCCACCCGCCAATGAAATCAAAGTAA